One window of the Acaryochloris sp. CCMEE 5410 genome contains the following:
- a CDS encoding serine/threonine-protein kinase: MSYCLNPACTNPSNAPRQMVCQACGNNLVLRDRYRSTRILGRGGFATTFLAEDEGLPGKPTCVIKQLRPVVTAPHILEMSRELFQREAETLGKIGNHPQLPRLLDYFELGQEFFLVQEYVKGATLQQEVRRSGPFDESMVYNVLEEVLPLMEHLHSVEVIHRDLKPANIIRREIDDKLVVIDFGAVKDQVSQTAIANPDENSTLTSFAVGTPGFAPPEQMAMRPVYASDVYSLGVTCIYLLTGKSPKDLSYNPVSGELSWREHVRISPELQEILGKMLEVSLRDRYRSAKEVLQALAKNAQGSSSGISASQPPHRSSSSSRSYSPTRPRSNSPSSRAASGIRRYNSRAQSPLSGALSKVSGQLSTPRSSYTGLDSSSSLSSRGPKKARLTPNAVQHAYGRGQRDFSGQDLRNLNLRKFQLPSANFHEGKFQNTDLRDAILINANFGRANFTGANLRNANLMQAYMSHADLANADLRGANLSDAYLSHANLRGANLCGADLSGAKLSESQLSFAQTNWLTVYPNGKRGKKGRC, encoded by the coding sequence ATGAGCTATTGCTTAAATCCAGCTTGTACGAATCCCAGTAATGCACCACGGCAAATGGTTTGTCAGGCTTGTGGTAATAACCTGGTATTACGTGATCGCTATCGTTCGACTCGAATTTTGGGTCGAGGAGGGTTTGCAACGACATTTTTGGCTGAAGATGAAGGGCTACCTGGAAAACCCACCTGCGTGATTAAGCAGCTTCGTCCCGTCGTCACCGCTCCCCACATTCTGGAAATGTCCCGAGAATTGTTTCAACGAGAAGCTGAAACCCTCGGTAAAATCGGTAATCACCCTCAACTGCCGAGACTTTTGGATTATTTTGAGCTCGGTCAGGAATTTTTCCTGGTTCAAGAGTATGTCAAGGGCGCAACCCTGCAGCAAGAGGTTCGTCGGTCCGGTCCGTTTGACGAATCGATGGTCTATAACGTGCTGGAAGAAGTTTTACCCTTGATGGAGCATTTGCACAGTGTAGAAGTCATTCATCGCGACCTGAAGCCAGCCAACATCATTCGTCGAGAAATTGATGACAAGCTAGTGGTAATTGACTTTGGTGCCGTCAAAGACCAAGTGAGTCAGACGGCGATTGCAAACCCGGATGAGAATAGTACCCTCACTTCTTTTGCCGTTGGTACTCCCGGTTTTGCCCCACCGGAACAGATGGCTATGCGTCCGGTTTATGCCAGTGACGTATATAGCCTGGGAGTGACTTGCATTTACTTGTTAACGGGAAAATCTCCCAAAGATTTAAGCTATAACCCCGTGTCAGGCGAGTTAAGCTGGCGAGAGCATGTGCGGATTAGTCCTGAACTACAAGAGATCCTGGGCAAGATGTTGGAGGTCTCCCTTCGGGATCGCTATCGGTCTGCCAAAGAGGTACTCCAGGCTCTAGCGAAGAATGCTCAGGGATCGTCTTCGGGCATTTCTGCCTCTCAACCGCCTCACCGTTCTTCTTCCTCGTCCCGGTCCTATTCACCCACAAGACCGCGTTCCAACTCACCGTCTTCTCGGGCCGCCTCTGGGATTCGGCGGTATAACTCCCGGGCTCAATCCCCTCTGTCAGGTGCCCTTTCCAAAGTTTCAGGACAACTGTCAACCCCTCGTTCTAGCTATACAGGATTGGACTCTTCTTCTAGTCTGAGTTCGCGAGGTCCAAAGAAAGCACGCTTAACCCCTAATGCAGTCCAACATGCCTATGGACGGGGTCAGCGAGACTTTAGTGGACAAGATTTACGCAATCTAAATCTCCGTAAGTTTCAACTGCCAAGCGCCAACTTCCATGAAGGTAAGTTCCAAAATACGGATTTGCGGGATGCCATCTTGATCAATGCGAATTTTGGTCGGGCTAACTTTACCGGAGCCAACTTACGCAACGCGAATTTGATGCAGGCCTATATGAGCCATGCTGATTTGGCCAATGCGGATTTGCGAGGCGCTAATCTGAGTGATGCCTATCTTAGCCATGCCAATTTACGGGGAGCTAATCTTTGTGGGGCAGATTTATCAGGTGCCAAACTGAGTGAGTCTCAATTATCGTTTGCCCAGACAAATTGGTTGACGGTCTACCCTAACGGCAAGCGAGGCAAGAAAGGGCGCTGTTAA
- a CDS encoding homogentisate phytyltransferase — translation MTSSINASPIQRWLQALWKFSRPHTIIGTSLSVIGLAVIALSTQYRGSALWIDLPIPAPAFYLQFFRWLGAALIPSLGANVYIVGLNQLTDIDIDRINKPQLPLASGEFSPRQGRWIVASAGLLALGLSAIQGHRLLWTVGLSMLMGTVYSIPPIRLKRFPFWAALCIFGVRGVVVNVGFFLHFRHLLGGSGAIPLKVWVLTGFVILFAFAIAIFKDIPDREGDLKFDIHTLTVRLGGEWVFRLSCWVLGIAYLGIIGMAFWGLPQTHQGLLLSTHLGLLFWFWYRSQRVNLKHHQQVTQFYQWIWKLFFLEYVIFPVACLWQ, via the coding sequence GTGACCTCCAGCATTAACGCCAGCCCCATCCAACGGTGGCTGCAGGCTTTATGGAAGTTCTCGCGCCCCCATACGATTATCGGCACTAGCCTCAGCGTCATCGGTTTAGCCGTGATTGCTCTGTCTACCCAATATCGGGGCAGTGCCTTATGGATCGATCTCCCCATTCCAGCCCCAGCCTTTTATCTGCAGTTCTTCCGCTGGCTCGGCGCTGCCCTTATACCGAGCTTAGGAGCCAATGTCTATATCGTCGGCCTCAATCAGCTCACTGATATCGATATTGATCGCATCAATAAACCTCAGCTTCCCTTAGCGTCCGGCGAGTTTTCCCCCCGGCAAGGTCGATGGATTGTGGCGAGCGCTGGACTGTTAGCCTTAGGCCTCTCTGCGATCCAAGGCCATCGATTACTCTGGACGGTTGGGCTGAGTATGCTGATGGGCACGGTCTATTCTATTCCCCCCATTCGTCTCAAACGGTTTCCCTTTTGGGCCGCTCTCTGTATTTTTGGCGTGCGAGGAGTCGTTGTTAATGTCGGATTTTTTCTCCACTTTCGCCATTTACTAGGCGGAAGTGGGGCCATCCCGTTGAAAGTGTGGGTATTAACAGGATTTGTGATTCTGTTTGCCTTTGCGATCGCAATCTTCAAAGACATTCCCGATCGGGAAGGGGACTTGAAGTTTGACATCCACACCTTAACCGTACGCCTCGGCGGCGAATGGGTCTTCAGGCTATCTTGCTGGGTTCTGGGTATCGCCTACTTAGGAATCATCGGCATGGCCTTCTGGGGATTACCCCAGACGCATCAAGGTCTGTTGCTGTCTACCCATCTGGGGCTGCTCTTTTGGTTTTGGTACCGCAGTCAGCGGGTCAACCTCAAGCATCACCAACAGGTTACCCAGTTTTATCAATGGATCTGGAAGCTCTTCTTTCTGGAATATGTGATATTCCCGGTTGCCTGCCTGTGGCAATAA
- a CDS encoding methyltransferase domain-containing protein, producing MPATLSQQIQQFYDTSSGLWEQVWGEHMHHGYYGPTGQQAKPRRQAQIDLIEELLAWGEVQQPQQILDVGCGIGGSSLYLAQKYKAQVTGITLSPVQANRAQARAREAGLSTQSDFRVADAQQMPFPDASFDLVWSLESGEHMPDKTQFLQECCRVLKPGGLLLVATWCHRPTPPALSWSEQRLLNDIYRVYYLPYVISLPGYADIAQTLPLSGLQTADWSTAVAPFWDEVITSALDFQVLIGILKAGLQTLQGALALSFMSRGYRQGLIRYGLLKGTKT from the coding sequence ATGCCCGCTACTCTTTCCCAACAAATTCAGCAGTTCTATGACACCTCTTCAGGCTTGTGGGAGCAAGTTTGGGGCGAGCATATGCACCATGGCTACTATGGCCCCACCGGTCAGCAAGCCAAACCCCGCCGCCAAGCCCAAATTGATCTGATCGAAGAACTTCTGGCCTGGGGAGAGGTTCAACAGCCCCAACAGATTCTAGATGTGGGCTGTGGCATTGGTGGCAGCTCCCTGTACTTGGCTCAAAAATATAAGGCCCAGGTCACCGGAATTACCCTCAGCCCCGTCCAAGCCAATCGGGCTCAAGCTCGCGCTAGGGAAGCTGGGCTATCCACCCAATCAGACTTTAGAGTGGCCGATGCCCAACAAATGCCTTTTCCTGATGCATCCTTTGATCTGGTTTGGTCCTTGGAAAGTGGCGAACATATGCCCGATAAGACCCAGTTCTTGCAGGAATGTTGTCGAGTACTCAAACCAGGAGGACTCCTGTTAGTGGCGACCTGGTGCCATCGCCCCACCCCACCCGCCCTAAGCTGGAGCGAACAGCGACTGCTCAACGATATTTATCGCGTCTATTATTTGCCCTACGTGATTTCCTTGCCCGGCTATGCAGACATTGCTCAGACTCTCCCCTTATCTGGACTACAGACTGCAGACTGGTCCACCGCTGTTGCCCCCTTTTGGGATGAAGTGATTACCTCTGCCCTGGACTTTCAGGTCCTAATCGGCATCCTAAAAGCGGGACTGCAAACTTTACAAGGGGCCTTGGCCCTGAGCTTTATGTCCCGAGGCTATCGGCAAGGTCTGATTCGCTATGGACTATTAAAGGGAACGAAAACGTGA
- the petN gene encoding cytochrome b6-f complex subunit PetN, protein MDILTLGWVSVLTLFTYSIAMVVWGRHGM, encoded by the coding sequence ATGGATATCTTGACCTTGGGTTGGGTTTCAGTTCTTACTCTCTTCACATACTCCATCGCTATGGTGGTATGGGGCCGCCACGGCATGTAA
- the argS gene encoding arginine--tRNA ligase has product MKSILKTLETRFDRALNAAFGSELVISVPVVGVASNPKFGDYQSNVSLALAKPLGQSPRGIADQILQHLEVDDLCEPPTIAGPGFINLTLKPTFLAEQLQQMQADPRLGIESIADPQRVIVDFSSPNIAKEMHVGHLRSTIIGDCIARILEFQGNDVLRLNHVGDWGTQFGMLITYLSEVHPAALTTSDALDLGDLVAFYKKAKQRFDEDEDFQVQSRNAVVKLQQGDPEATQAWQLLCDQSRREFEKIYRDLDIELTERGESFYNPLLADVLTDLDKAGLLETDQGAQCVFLEGFTNKQGDPQPLIVQKSDGGFNYATTDLAALRHRINTESATRIIYVTGAEQINHFAQVFQVATRAHWIPDTVQVVHVPFGMVQGEDGKKLKTRSGETVRLRGLLDEAISRAQSDVESRLAEDERTETPEFITNVAQVIGLGAVKYADLSQNRTSNYVFSYDKMLALQGNTAPYMIYAYVRVQGISRKGNIDFSKLSDASMTIAEPSELALAKHLLQMQDILAEVAADLMPNRLCQYLFELSQKFNQFYDQCPVLNAEEPARTSRLVLSDLTARTLKLGLSLLGIEVLERM; this is encoded by the coding sequence ATGAAGTCCATCCTCAAAACCTTAGAGACTCGATTTGATCGAGCGTTAAACGCTGCCTTTGGATCTGAGTTAGTTATTTCTGTTCCGGTTGTTGGCGTCGCCAGTAATCCCAAGTTTGGTGACTACCAATCGAATGTCTCTCTAGCGTTGGCAAAGCCTTTGGGGCAATCTCCTCGTGGAATTGCAGATCAGATTCTGCAACATCTTGAGGTTGATGATCTGTGCGAACCGCCTACCATTGCTGGGCCAGGTTTTATCAACTTAACCCTCAAGCCCACCTTTTTGGCGGAGCAACTTCAGCAGATGCAGGCGGATCCTCGCTTAGGGATTGAGTCGATTGCTGATCCGCAGCGGGTGATTGTTGATTTTTCTAGCCCCAATATCGCCAAAGAAATGCATGTGGGCCATTTGCGGTCTACGATTATCGGCGACTGTATTGCCCGAATTCTCGAATTTCAAGGGAATGATGTGCTGCGACTCAATCATGTCGGAGATTGGGGCACCCAGTTTGGCATGCTGATTACTTACCTCTCTGAAGTTCATCCTGCAGCGTTAACCACCTCGGATGCTCTAGATTTAGGCGATTTAGTCGCGTTTTATAAAAAAGCCAAGCAGCGCTTTGATGAGGATGAAGACTTTCAGGTGCAGTCCCGGAATGCGGTCGTTAAACTGCAGCAAGGCGATCCTGAGGCAACTCAAGCTTGGCAACTCCTCTGCGATCAATCTCGGCGTGAGTTTGAGAAGATTTATCGGGATTTGGATATTGAGCTGACGGAGCGAGGGGAGTCTTTTTATAATCCTTTGCTAGCGGATGTGCTGACAGACTTGGATAAAGCAGGTCTGTTGGAAACGGATCAAGGGGCACAATGCGTTTTTTTGGAAGGCTTCACCAATAAACAGGGCGATCCGCAACCGCTGATTGTCCAAAAGTCTGACGGCGGATTTAACTATGCCACCACGGATTTAGCCGCTCTACGGCACCGGATTAACACTGAATCTGCTACACGAATTATTTACGTCACAGGTGCGGAGCAGATTAACCACTTTGCACAGGTATTTCAAGTTGCAACGAGAGCACATTGGATTCCTGATACTGTCCAGGTTGTCCATGTTCCCTTTGGTATGGTCCAGGGTGAAGATGGGAAAAAACTGAAAACTCGCTCAGGCGAAACGGTTCGTTTACGAGGTCTGTTGGATGAGGCCATTAGTCGTGCCCAGAGTGATGTTGAATCACGATTGGCAGAGGATGAACGAACTGAAACGCCAGAGTTTATCACCAATGTTGCCCAGGTCATTGGTTTAGGAGCCGTGAAGTATGCGGATCTGAGTCAAAACCGCACGAGCAATTATGTGTTTAGTTATGACAAGATGCTGGCGTTGCAGGGTAATACTGCGCCCTATATGATCTATGCCTATGTCCGGGTGCAGGGCATTAGCCGCAAAGGAAACATTGATTTCTCTAAATTAAGTGATGCCTCAATGACCATTGCCGAACCTTCAGAATTGGCTTTGGCGAAGCATCTACTGCAAATGCAGGACATTCTAGCTGAGGTTGCTGCTGACCTTATGCCGAACCGACTGTGTCAGTATCTGTTCGAGCTGAGCCAAAAGTTCAATCAGTTTTATGATCAATGTCCGGTCCTCAATGCAGAGGAACCGGCTCGAACCTCTCGTCTGGTGCTGTCTGATCTGACTGCCCGCACGCTGAAGCTAGGGTTATCCCTATTAGGGATTGAAGTACTGGAGCGGATGTAA
- a CDS encoding ATP-binding protein — MVLTSPSTKVQHFLVVEDEQGKRTIPLMDSTCSIGRDLSNSIVIHSPSSSRQHALLMRVTMPDTDSHMFRLIDGNLQGKRSKNGLTVNGQACTSHDLKHGDEVIFGHDVRARYYMTNNISDVHYLESCASEDVTGFLSNLHNPMQTLTTADEMLTSSNEAAIVRLASFPELFSNPIIEVNLTGRITYLNPAAQAQFPKLRDEQSKHPILTGLVALICNDNDKFFVREVDIGNQVFEQSVHFIAESDLIRSYIVDITERKLTEAALQDSERRFRAIFNQTFQFSGLLKPDGTLLEANQTALDFGGLQLEDVIDRPVWLARWWTTSTDTQKRLKAAVLEAARGQFIRYEVAVLGARDVVATIDFSLKPVRDDNGDVVLLIFEGRDISDRKQVEAALQQAHSELEVRVQQRTAELKQSNEQLRSEIVERQRAEAALQSSVATNRALINAMPDWMFRFSADGIFVNYKDAPNTTLPLPTEEFLGKPLDQVFPLDTATSFMECIRNALESHEMQLFEYELDHDSNPMTFEARIAVSAENEVMAVIRDITERKRSEEDIRTALNKERELNELKSRFVAMTSHEFRTPLATILSSAELLEHYGHKWDDTRKLKHLNQIQQSVEHMTGLLNDVLLLGKAESGNLAFKPIPMQLTEFCKGLAEELQITTNTHEIVCRLQDQPAETRMDEKLLRHIFTNLLSNAIKYSPQGGTVDFDLVFEDDVAIFNVQDHGLGIPQSECDRVFNSFNRASNVGNISGTGLGLAIVKRSVDLHGGEISLTSQEKVGTTFTVQLPINQRVEQDG, encoded by the coding sequence ATGGTTTTGACAAGTCCTTCTACAAAAGTTCAGCACTTTTTAGTGGTTGAAGATGAACAGGGAAAGCGAACGATTCCCTTAATGGATTCAACTTGTTCCATCGGTCGAGATCTTAGTAATTCCATTGTCATTCATTCCCCATCCTCATCTCGGCAACACGCCCTGTTGATGCGGGTGACCATGCCCGATACAGACAGCCATATGTTTCGACTGATTGATGGCAATCTCCAGGGTAAACGAAGCAAAAACGGTCTAACTGTAAATGGACAAGCTTGCACATCTCATGACTTGAAGCATGGAGATGAAGTCATCTTTGGCCATGACGTTCGGGCCAGATATTACATGACGAATAATATTTCGGATGTCCATTATCTTGAATCGTGTGCCTCTGAAGATGTGACAGGATTTTTGTCCAATCTTCATAATCCGATGCAGACGCTGACGACAGCGGATGAGATGCTCACCAGCTCCAACGAAGCGGCCATTGTTCGCTTAGCCTCTTTTCCTGAACTTTTTTCAAATCCTATTATTGAGGTCAATCTAACCGGCAGAATCACCTATTTGAACCCGGCAGCTCAGGCCCAATTCCCTAAGCTACGAGATGAGCAGTCAAAGCATCCCATCTTGACAGGATTGGTAGCCTTAATTTGCAATGACAATGACAAATTTTTTGTCCGTGAAGTGGACATTGGCAACCAAGTTTTTGAACAATCCGTTCACTTCATCGCAGAAAGCGATTTAATTCGCAGCTATATCGTTGATATTACAGAGCGAAAACTCACTGAAGCGGCCCTTCAAGATAGTGAGCGGCGATTTCGAGCCATTTTTAATCAAACCTTTCAGTTCTCAGGTCTATTAAAGCCCGATGGCACTTTACTAGAAGCGAACCAAACTGCTTTGGACTTTGGCGGCCTGCAATTAGAGGATGTGATTGATCGGCCAGTGTGGTTAGCGCGCTGGTGGACGACGTCCACTGACACCCAAAAAAGACTGAAAGCAGCAGTATTGGAAGCCGCCAGAGGCCAATTTATTCGTTATGAAGTGGCAGTACTAGGGGCGAGAGATGTGGTGGCGACCATTGATTTTTCCCTAAAACCTGTCCGAGATGACAACGGAGATGTCGTCCTACTCATTTTCGAAGGTCGTGATATTAGCGACCGTAAACAAGTAGAAGCAGCCTTACAGCAAGCCCACAGCGAATTGGAGGTGCGCGTGCAACAGCGAACCGCAGAACTTAAGCAAAGTAACGAACAACTGAGAAGCGAAATTGTCGAACGCCAGCGTGCCGAAGCGGCGTTGCAATCTAGCGTGGCGACAAATCGGGCTTTGATTAATGCGATGCCCGACTGGATGTTCCGATTTAGTGCTGACGGCATCTTTGTGAACTATAAGGATGCGCCGAATACAACCTTACCCTTACCCACGGAAGAATTCTTGGGGAAACCTCTGGACCAGGTCTTTCCTCTGGACACAGCAACTTCTTTTATGGAATGCATCAGAAACGCCCTAGAGAGTCACGAAATGCAGTTGTTCGAATATGAGCTGGACCATGATAGCAATCCCATGACGTTTGAAGCTCGGATTGCCGTCAGTGCTGAAAATGAGGTCATGGCCGTTATTCGAGATATTACTGAGCGAAAACGCTCTGAGGAAGACATTCGGACAGCTCTAAACAAGGAGCGGGAGCTGAACGAACTGAAGTCTCGGTTTGTGGCGATGACATCCCATGAATTTAGAACGCCTTTGGCGACGATTCTTTCCTCTGCAGAACTGCTAGAACATTACGGTCATAAATGGGATGACACTCGAAAGCTCAAACATTTAAACCAGATCCAGCAGTCTGTTGAACATATGACTGGCTTGCTCAATGATGTGCTCTTATTGGGTAAAGCAGAATCTGGCAACCTGGCCTTTAAGCCGATTCCCATGCAGCTGACTGAGTTTTGCAAGGGGTTGGCAGAAGAGCTGCAAATTACCACCAATACCCATGAGATTGTCTGCCGTTTACAAGACCAACCGGCAGAAACGCGAATGGACGAAAAGTTGCTGCGTCATATTTTCACCAATTTACTGTCCAATGCGATCAAATATTCTCCCCAGGGGGGAACAGTAGATTTTGATTTGGTGTTTGAAGATGATGTCGCCATTTTCAATGTTCAAGATCATGGCTTAGGTATTCCGCAATCGGAATGCGATCGCGTTTTTAATTCCTTTAATCGAGCCAGCAACGTTGGCAATATTTCGGGGACAGGATTAGGTTTGGCCATCGTCAAACGTTCCGTTGACTTGCATGGGGGTGAAATCTCACTCACCAGTCAAGAAAAGGTCGGCACAACCTTTACTGTGCAACTTCCAATTAACCAAAGGGTAGAGCAAGATGGCTAA
- a CDS encoding response regulator transcription factor — MAKILVIEDEELVRANIAELLDAEEHDVVTAENGFLGALWAQEHLPELIICDVMMPELNGYEVLETLSENSDTAMIPFIFLTAMADKAEIRQGMTSGADDYLTKPFSRSELLEAVNTRLSKREIVQSQYKRERERAEDLQAKISKIQANTEGKDHVIEQLQQDLEKSIPKLNLAIQMLSKLEPGARRDCCLQILKEACNDEISLLNQIPDVENVLTPEGSALYQELEIVESNI; from the coding sequence ATGGCTAAGATCTTAGTAATTGAAGATGAAGAGTTAGTAAGAGCCAATATCGCTGAGCTTCTAGATGCAGAAGAGCACGATGTTGTGACCGCCGAAAATGGCTTTTTAGGGGCGCTTTGGGCTCAAGAGCACCTACCTGAACTGATCATTTGCGATGTGATGATGCCCGAACTCAACGGCTATGAGGTGCTAGAAACCCTAAGTGAAAACTCAGATACCGCCATGATTCCTTTCATCTTCTTGACGGCGATGGCTGATAAGGCTGAAATCCGCCAAGGGATGACCTCTGGTGCTGATGATTATCTCACTAAGCCCTTTTCCAGATCTGAATTGTTAGAAGCGGTGAATACCCGACTTTCTAAGCGAGAAATTGTTCAAAGCCAATATAAGCGCGAACGAGAACGAGCAGAAGATTTACAGGCAAAAATTTCCAAGATCCAGGCGAATACAGAAGGCAAAGATCATGTGATTGAGCAATTGCAACAGGACTTAGAAAAGTCTATTCCTAAGCTTAATCTAGCGATTCAAATGCTCTCAAAGCTAGAACCTGGCGCTCGCCGAGATTGTTGTCTACAAATTCTCAAAGAAGCTTGTAACGACGAGATTTCTTTGTTAAATCAAATTCCTGATGTTGAGAATGTGCTGACTCCTGAGGGATCAGCCCTTTATCAAGAGTTGGAAATTGTCGAGTCGAATATTTAA
- a CDS encoding NACHT domain-containing NTPase encodes MAKRSLNASERGQVIAKQAFQRTGWTQAYLAEQVGLETRQSVWKFFTGRPIERHIFIDLCFQLDLEWQEIAILPQLPIPSTTISEEQTDLAVDTWVQKVRSQLRGQIQAQCGALQSSLDITQPVQLNQVYTGVNFLSNLSHQQWLEVSDLQQRQSYSNEEEVPLYGSTLTSIDILQNQDKVVILGKPGAGKTTFLRHMALECNEGRYKPECIPVFLSLRTFATQTQDAADSSLLTYLHQLWQRCGLDIKQVKGLLDRGRVLLLLDGLDEVPASLNQSILTQIQQFSEEYYQNQILITCRIEAQHYHFQGFNYIELADFQKSQVEVFARRYFVATARNSKTGGLTQAAQFLEQLRQPENQALQNLTASPLLLGLICSIFQQRMAFPTKRAKLYQAGLEILLERWDQARGIKREADEFSLTKPETITLLCQIAATTFAEGNYYFEQRQVLNLIAEYLQSIAPEPQDFETLWSRSAAILKSIELQSGLLVQRAKEVYSFSHLTFQEYLTARKIIATPETIDESLRQLATQITDSRWREVILLTASLLPNANTFVQQLLTTFNDVSSSHPEVQDFLGAIHTKVSTLETSDQHLPITAFYISLILRDDPGLANCIAPNFTQNLPADLAIDYALFLTVRALQRKGTQDYPAFTFLPTFLAIDESICADPHLWQSLQDLKVQLPDESADIEALQAWYQQQGPQWQEDLQAVMVKYRGFQPQWFNGLDTHGKLKEYYGVLQTLVECLYGDCYVSPPIQTDLEAQLFGPKKVFVA; translated from the coding sequence ATGGCAAAGCGATCGCTCAATGCCTCAGAACGGGGTCAAGTTATTGCAAAACAAGCCTTTCAGCGAACAGGCTGGACTCAAGCCTATTTGGCTGAGCAAGTTGGCTTGGAAACCCGACAGTCTGTCTGGAAGTTTTTCACTGGCCGCCCCATTGAGCGGCATATCTTTATAGATCTATGCTTTCAGCTCGATCTGGAATGGCAAGAAATCGCGATTTTGCCTCAGTTGCCGATTCCCAGTACGACGATTTCGGAAGAGCAAACAGATCTAGCGGTTGATACCTGGGTACAGAAGGTGCGATCGCAACTGCGAGGTCAAATCCAAGCCCAGTGTGGAGCATTGCAATCCTCCCTAGACATCACCCAGCCCGTTCAACTGAACCAGGTCTATACGGGGGTCAACTTCCTATCTAACCTCAGTCATCAACAATGGCTAGAAGTGTCTGACCTGCAGCAACGGCAATCCTACAGCAATGAAGAAGAGGTACCCCTTTACGGTTCTACCCTGACTAGTATCGACATCCTGCAAAACCAGGATAAGGTCGTGATTCTAGGTAAACCTGGGGCTGGAAAAACCACTTTTCTGCGCCACATGGCCTTGGAATGTAATGAAGGCCGCTATAAACCTGAATGTATTCCTGTGTTTCTGTCTTTGCGAACTTTTGCGACCCAAACGCAAGATGCCGCTGATAGCAGTTTACTCACTTACCTCCACCAGCTTTGGCAGCGATGTGGTTTAGATATTAAGCAGGTCAAAGGCTTATTAGACCGAGGAAGAGTGCTCTTACTTTTGGATGGTTTGGATGAAGTCCCGGCTTCCCTTAACCAAAGCATATTGACCCAAATTCAGCAATTTTCGGAAGAATATTATCAGAATCAAATTTTAATTACCTGCCGGATTGAAGCTCAGCATTACCATTTTCAAGGCTTTAACTATATTGAATTGGCAGACTTTCAGAAAAGTCAGGTGGAAGTGTTTGCCCGCCGCTATTTTGTAGCCACTGCCCGCAACTCCAAAACCGGGGGACTAACCCAGGCCGCCCAATTTCTAGAGCAGCTGCGACAGCCGGAAAATCAGGCCCTCCAGAATTTAACGGCTTCACCGTTGTTGTTAGGGTTGATTTGTTCCATCTTTCAACAGCGCATGGCCTTCCCCACCAAGCGTGCCAAGCTCTATCAGGCCGGTTTAGAAATCCTTCTAGAGCGATGGGATCAAGCTCGGGGCATTAAACGGGAAGCGGATGAATTCTCCCTAACCAAACCAGAAACGATTACGTTACTTTGTCAGATTGCTGCCACGACGTTTGCCGAGGGCAATTATTATTTTGAGCAACGACAAGTCCTCAACTTAATTGCCGAATATCTGCAGTCCATTGCTCCAGAGCCCCAGGATTTTGAGACCCTCTGGTCTCGAAGTGCAGCCATCCTCAAAAGTATTGAGCTACAGTCGGGCCTTTTAGTCCAGCGGGCGAAGGAAGTCTATTCCTTTTCCCATCTCACCTTCCAAGAATATTTAACGGCACGGAAGATTATCGCCACCCCTGAAACCATCGATGAATCCCTCCGTCAGCTCGCTACTCAGATCACCGATTCCCGATGGCGAGAAGTGATTTTGCTGACGGCGAGCTTGTTGCCCAATGCCAATACATTTGTTCAGCAGCTCCTGACCACGTTCAACGATGTGTCGAGTTCTCATCCTGAAGTACAGGACTTTTTAGGGGCGATTCATACGAAAGTGAGTACCCTGGAGACGTCGGACCAGCACTTACCGATTACGGCCTTTTATATCAGCCTCATCCTCCGCGACGATCCAGGTTTGGCCAATTGTATTGCCCCTAACTTCACCCAAAATTTACCGGCGGATCTAGCCATTGACTATGCCTTGTTCTTAACGGTGAGGGCTTTGCAGCGGAAAGGCACCCAAGATTACCCAGCGTTTACCTTCCTGCCCACGTTCTTAGCGATTGATGAAAGTATTTGTGCAGATCCACACCTCTGGCAATCTTTGCAAGATTTGAAAGTTCAGTTGCCAGACGAATCAGCGGATATAGAAGCCTTGCAGGCGTGGTACCAACAGCAGGGGCCGCAATGGCAAGAAGATCTACAAGCAGTGATGGTGAAATATCGGGGATTTCAACCGCAATGGTTTAATGGCCTAGATACCCACGGAAAACTCAAAGAATACTATGGGGTTTTACAAACCCTAGTGGAATGTTTGTATGGGGATTGCTACGTTTCTCCTCCTATCCAGACAGATCTAGAAGCTCAGCTGTTTGGCCCTAAAAAGGTGTTTGTTGCTTAA